The nucleotide window GGATTCTAGCGGTTGTGGAATGTTCTGTAAATCCAGCACGTAATCCCCAAACCGCTTCAAATGCTTAGTCATGTAAGGACTCAACACCGCCAACGCCTGTCTGTCCACTGGGTAGCCTTCTGCACTCAAGGTTTGCACTACCCAGGAAATATCCACTGCATTTTGGAGAATGACCGCAGAAGAAACGACATCCAAGTA belongs to Timaviella obliquedivisa GSE-PSE-MK23-08B and includes:
- a CDS encoding transposase: VFLLQYISQRELRQQITACTNIVEGFNQFLSWMFFGKDGIITENDPEEQEKRLKYLDVVSSAVILQNAVDISWVVQTLSAEGYPVDRQALAVLSPYMTKHLKRFGDYVLDLQNIPQPLESAISLPVAIAES